A stretch of the Vibrio aphrogenes genome encodes the following:
- a CDS encoding phage/plasmid replication protein, II/X family, whose translation MIDLLKISIPFNEEFTFHSHQNSSGECVSYVDIKECSKRGIELEARSIYCTGEKGSEQYEVSDLRHKFESIPTHFTGLAIKIYQGTKNRYPCIELKCSPAKIIQGHNVYGSTSIELGSMEMIMALYNIYPDFFEMLDLPNTTLDLIDCTFSARVENQLQAKQVIQQLKNVSNGQMRTAVEQRHETTCYFNKGSRHVDRKVYLKEFEFNNQFKRLVENQKKGDHKQDRVIDVMSDPKLRNFARNLVRFEASAHRRYLNDMGIPKNLFDAIRYQKDYEKKGACLITDIWKRAFTPLLNALKGQEMRVFSDDEIHEKLKAVHFTMTPKGNVSYSKADRIFRFYRSLVADGYAAVYESFSSRATFARHLNDLMVIGFSKAQLQNLHGYGNDNVIPLLQVINIDFNHQRPLDYVEPSSGYISNLYGFTRDDVNQIHTKPRLIA comes from the coding sequence TTGATAGATTTGCTCAAGATATCTATTCCTTTTAATGAGGAGTTTACGTTTCATTCTCATCAGAATTCTTCTGGTGAGTGTGTTTCGTATGTTGATATTAAAGAGTGTTCAAAACGTGGCATTGAGTTAGAGGCTCGTTCAATTTATTGCACTGGTGAAAAGGGAAGTGAGCAATATGAGGTTTCTGATCTAAGACATAAATTTGAAAGTATTCCCACTCATTTTACTGGGCTTGCGATCAAGATTTATCAAGGCACGAAAAATCGTTACCCGTGCATCGAACTTAAGTGTTCTCCAGCCAAAATTATTCAAGGACATAACGTATATGGGTCAACATCTATTGAGCTAGGTTCGATGGAAATGATTATGGCTCTATACAACATCTATCCAGACTTTTTTGAAATGTTAGATCTTCCTAACACCACCTTGGATCTTATTGACTGTACATTTTCAGCCCGTGTTGAAAATCAATTACAGGCAAAACAAGTTATTCAACAGTTAAAAAATGTCTCAAATGGTCAGATGCGTACAGCTGTTGAACAAAGGCATGAAACTACATGTTATTTCAATAAAGGTTCAAGGCATGTCGATAGAAAGGTTTATTTAAAAGAGTTTGAATTTAACAATCAATTCAAGAGATTAGTTGAAAATCAGAAGAAAGGTGATCATAAGCAAGATCGAGTTATAGACGTTATGTCAGACCCAAAATTAAGAAATTTTGCTCGTAATTTAGTTAGATTTGAAGCTTCAGCGCACAGACGATATTTGAATGATATGGGTATCCCTAAAAATTTATTTGATGCGATACGATACCAAAAAGACTATGAAAAAAAGGGCGCCTGCTTAATCACAGACATTTGGAAAAGAGCATTTACACCACTATTAAACGCATTGAAGGGGCAAGAGATGAGAGTCTTTAGTGATGATGAAATCCATGAAAAGTTAAAAGCTGTCCATTTTACAATGACACCAAAAGGTAATGTCAGCTATTCAAAAGCAGATCGTATTTTCAGGTTTTATCGCTCATTAGTTGCTGATGGATACGCCGCTGTGTATGAGTCATTTTCATCGAGGGCGACATTCGCACGTCACCTTAATGACTTAATGGTTATTGGGTTTTCTAAGGCTCAACTACAGAATTTGCATGGGTATGGGAATGACAATGTCATTCCTTTATTGCAGGTAATCAATATTGATTTTAATCACCAAAGACCACTTGATTATGTCGAACCGTCATCTGGGTATATATCAAACCTATATGGGTTTACTCGTGATGATGTTAATCAAATTCACACAAAACCAAGATTAATAGCATAA
- a CDS encoding single-stranded DNA-binding protein produces MLKVEIFPENERVEIRQTAPKDDKPGRTIYEQIAYAHLGGKFPVEMKVQLEKGQEPYAAGLYTPHSSSFVVNNYGGLELKRFGMVLDTYQ; encoded by the coding sequence ATGTTAAAAGTAGAAATATTCCCAGAAAACGAGCGAGTTGAAATTCGTCAGACAGCACCAAAAGACGACAAGCCAGGGCGAACCATTTACGAACAAATCGCTTACGCTCATTTAGGTGGGAAGTTTCCAGTAGAAATGAAAGTTCAACTTGAGAAAGGACAAGAACCATACGCAGCAGGTTTATATACACCGCATAGTTCAAGCTTTGTCGTTAACAATTATGGAGGATTAGAACTAAAGCGTTTTGGCATGGTTTTAGATACTTACCAGTAA
- a CDS encoding invasion associated locus B family protein — MKKIIIAFALLGATSTSQAAFRSNDWTDQMTDTKVYSQITHTKIGRDYQYIGFECRVTGGKPDDIVIAFNGDDAIATPSSRVLLQMRVDKGKVYELNGYTYNNSYRGGTAGNVPPSLLDEIKAGNKLHLNIIHGRETEVMATFSLSGSTAALNKMEKNCGVTVGESPEMIAKKKEINFKYDKLIRDLEKKRQLEIQALK, encoded by the coding sequence ATGAAAAAGATAATCATCGCATTTGCATTACTTGGAGCAACATCTACGAGTCAGGCTGCATTCCGCAGTAACGATTGGACTGATCAAATGACTGACACAAAAGTCTATTCTCAAATAACACATACAAAGATTGGTCGTGATTATCAGTACATTGGTTTTGAATGCAGAGTAACAGGCGGCAAACCAGACGATATTGTAATTGCTTTTAATGGAGATGATGCAATTGCAACACCTAGTTCAAGAGTATTGTTACAGATGCGAGTGGACAAAGGTAAGGTGTATGAATTGAATGGTTATACTTACAACAATTCTTACCGTGGCGGCACAGCAGGTAATGTTCCACCGTCATTACTAGATGAGATTAAAGCGGGTAACAAGCTACATCTTAATATTATACACGGTAGAGAAACAGAAGTTATGGCAACATTCAGTCTAAGTGGTTCGACAGCAGCACTAAATAAGATGGAGAAAAACTGTGGTGTAACTGTTGGCGAATCACCTGAGATGATAGCGAAGAAAAAAGAGATTAATTTCAAGTATGATAAATTAATCCGTGACTTAGAAAAAAAGCGACAATTAGAAATCCAAGCTCTTAAATAA
- the ccoN gene encoding cytochrome-c oxidase, cbb3-type subunit I has translation MSQEHQLEHNYNYTVVRQFAMVTILWGIVGMSVGVLIAAQLVWPQLNFDTPWLTYSRLRPLHTNAVIFAFGTSALFASSYYVVQRTCKTRLFGGLLVPFTFWGWQAIILAAVVSLPLGYTTSKEYAELEWPIDIAIAIVWVAYAIVFFGTLIKRTTSHIYVANWFFGGFILTVAVLHIVNSMAIPVSMGKSYSIYSGAVDAMVQWWYGHNAVGFLLTAGFLGMMYYFVPKQAERPVYSYRLSIVHFWGLISLYIWAGPHHLHYTALPDWTQSLGMVMSIILFVPSWGGMINGIMTLSGAWHKLRYDPILRFLIVSLSFYGMSTFEGPMMAIKTVNALSHYTDWTIGHVHSGALGWVAMVTIGSMYHLIPKLFGQERMYSIKLINVHFWLATIGTVLYIVAMWISGVMQGLMWRAVNADGTLTYSFVESVEASHPFYLVRFIGGVIIVSGMLLMAYNVYKTVTSPKDSLKAIPQPAM, from the coding sequence ATGAGCCAGGAACATCAGCTTGAGCATAATTATAACTACACGGTTGTCCGTCAGTTTGCCATGGTTACGATATTGTGGGGAATTGTTGGGATGAGCGTGGGGGTCTTAATTGCAGCTCAATTAGTTTGGCCACAGCTTAACTTCGATACGCCGTGGTTGACGTACAGTCGTTTACGTCCATTGCATACTAATGCAGTTATTTTTGCATTTGGGACTAGTGCCCTATTTGCATCCTCCTATTACGTGGTTCAACGAACCTGTAAAACACGTTTATTTGGTGGTTTATTAGTACCGTTCACTTTTTGGGGGTGGCAAGCCATTATTTTGGCAGCAGTTGTCTCATTACCTTTGGGCTATACAACCAGTAAAGAATACGCCGAATTAGAGTGGCCTATTGATATTGCGATCGCAATTGTGTGGGTTGCTTACGCCATTGTCTTTTTTGGAACTTTGATAAAAAGAACAACGTCTCATATTTATGTGGCGAACTGGTTCTTTGGTGGCTTTATATTAACGGTTGCGGTTCTGCATATCGTTAATAGTATGGCTATCCCTGTTTCTATGGGTAAATCCTATTCTATTTATTCAGGTGCCGTCGATGCGATGGTGCAATGGTGGTACGGACACAATGCGGTAGGTTTCCTATTAACCGCTGGCTTTTTAGGGATGATGTACTATTTCGTGCCGAAACAAGCTGAACGTCCAGTTTATTCTTATCGTTTATCCATTGTGCACTTTTGGGGATTGATTTCTCTGTATATTTGGGCAGGTCCTCACCATCTACATTACACTGCGTTGCCTGACTGGACTCAATCATTAGGTATGGTGATGTCTATTATCTTGTTTGTCCCATCTTGGGGCGGCATGATTAACGGGATCATGACCCTTTCCGGTGCTTGGCATAAATTACGCTATGACCCTATTTTACGTTTCCTCATTGTGTCTTTGTCATTCTATGGGATGTCGACTTTTGAAGGCCCTATGATGGCTATTAAAACGGTAAATGCCCTCTCTCACTATACCGACTGGACTATCGGTCACGTGCATTCTGGTGCATTAGGTTGGGTTGCGATGGTGACCATTGGCTCTATGTATCACTTAATTCCGAAATTATTTGGTCAAGAGCGCATGTATTCTATCAAACTGATCAATGTGCACTTCTGGTTAGCGACCATTGGTACGGTTTTATACATAGTTGCAATGTGGATTTCAGGTGTGATGCAAGGTTTGATGTGGCGTGCGGTTAATGCCGATGGCACGTTAACATATAGCTTTGTTGAAAGTGTTGAAGCGTCTCATCCATTCTATTTAGTGCGCTTTATTGGTGGTGTCATTATCGTGTCAGGCATGTTGCTCATGGCTTATAACGTTTATAAGACCGTCACTTCACCAAAGGATAGCTTAAAAGCGATTCCTCAACCGGCAATGTAG
- the ccoO gene encoding cytochrome-c oxidase, cbb3-type subunit II: MSSEKNRHSIVEKNVGLLAILMAFGISLGALVEITPLIFQKQTTEPVEDLKPYTALEMEGRDIYVREGCSVCHSQMIRPFRSETERYGHYSVAGESVWEHPFLWGSKRTGPDLARVGGRYSDEWHRVHLIDPREVVPESIMPGYPWLADNKLTGEYTEQKLRLFRDDFGVPYTDEDIANAKKNVEGKTELDALVAYLQSLGHAMK, translated from the coding sequence ATGAGTTCAGAAAAGAATCGCCATTCAATAGTCGAGAAGAACGTCGGTTTATTGGCTATTTTGATGGCATTTGGGATCAGTTTAGGCGCGTTAGTTGAAATCACGCCACTGATTTTCCAAAAGCAAACGACTGAGCCGGTAGAGGATTTAAAACCTTATACTGCGCTAGAGATGGAAGGTCGTGATATATACGTCCGCGAAGGTTGTAGTGTTTGCCACAGCCAAATGATCCGTCCTTTCCGTTCAGAAACCGAACGTTATGGTCACTATTCTGTCGCGGGTGAATCGGTATGGGAACATCCATTCTTATGGGGCTCTAAACGTACTGGCCCTGATCTTGCTCGTGTGGGTGGCCGTTATTCTGATGAATGGCATCGTGTCCATCTGATTGACCCTCGAGAAGTGGTGCCTGAATCTATTATGCCCGGCTATCCGTGGTTGGCTGATAATAAGCTAACCGGTGAATACACGGAGCAAAAGTTAAGGTTATTCCGAGACGATTTCGGCGTACCTTATACTGATGAAGATATCGCTAACGCTAAGAAAAATGTAGAAGGAAAAACGGAGTTAGATGCTCTAGTTGCCTATTTACAATCTCTTGGCCACGCGATGAAATAA
- a CDS encoding cbb3-type cytochrome oxidase subunit 3: protein MDIATIHSIWTLVLFISFCGVVWWAYGSKRRKSRFDEAANLIFDDEPVKSAKDQGGMK from the coding sequence ATGGATATCGCAACGATTCACAGTATCTGGACACTTGTGCTGTTCATCAGCTTTTGTGGAGTTGTATGGTGGGCTTATGGCAGTAAACGCCGCAAATCTCGTTTTGATGAAGCTGCAAACCTTATCTTTGATGATGAGCCAGTCAAGTCAGCTAAAGATCAGGGAGGAATGAAGTAA
- the ccoP gene encoding cytochrome-c oxidase, cbb3-type subunit III, with protein MTTFWSVWITVITLGTIFGIAAILIWCLKDKMGVEEGADMGHEYDGIRELNNPLPKWWTYLFFSTFIFSAIYLALFPGLGNYPGLLGWTSSPQQVKSVGEMEASIKNAQQNKQLDQYAKELDDAEKFYGQSFKKLANHADGSGYKSLPEIAADPAALRVGQNLFLQNCSQCHGSDARGQKGFPNLTDQAWLYGGEPEAILTTIKHGRVGAMPGWGETFGADGVEEVVSYVLHLSGRKVNSREAAAGKVRFAACAACHGTDGKGNPAFGAPDLTDNDWLFGDSRADVTETVQYGRQGVMPAWENILGEDKIQLVGAYVWSLSNPTPSNTSD; from the coding sequence ATGACGACATTCTGGAGTGTATGGATAACAGTAATTACCTTAGGAACGATCTTTGGTATCGCTGCTATTTTAATTTGGTGTCTTAAAGATAAAATGGGAGTAGAAGAAGGTGCGGATATGGGGCATGAATACGATGGTATTCGTGAGCTCAATAACCCACTTCCCAAATGGTGGACCTATTTGTTCTTCTCGACTTTTATTTTTTCTGCCATCTATTTAGCCTTATTTCCAGGATTAGGAAACTATCCAGGGCTTTTAGGTTGGACCAGCTCACCTCAGCAAGTTAAATCTGTTGGTGAAATGGAAGCCTCCATCAAAAATGCGCAACAAAATAAGCAGCTCGACCAATATGCTAAAGAACTTGATGACGCTGAGAAATTTTACGGCCAATCGTTTAAAAAGTTAGCAAATCATGCCGATGGAAGTGGTTATAAGTCGTTACCTGAAATTGCAGCAGATCCAGCGGCTTTACGCGTTGGTCAGAATTTGTTTTTACAAAACTGTTCACAATGTCATGGCTCGGATGCTCGTGGTCAAAAAGGTTTCCCTAACTTAACTGATCAGGCTTGGTTATATGGCGGTGAGCCTGAAGCAATCCTCACGACGATTAAGCATGGCCGCGTTGGCGCTATGCCTGGTTGGGGAGAAACGTTTGGTGCGGATGGAGTAGAAGAAGTAGTGAGCTATGTTCTGCATTTATCTGGACGTAAAGTGAACTCACGTGAAGCGGCGGCTGGTAAAGTTCGCTTTGCTGCTTGTGCTGCTTGTCATGGTACTGATGGTAAGGGTAACCCTGCTTTTGGTGCACCGGATTTAACGGATAACGATTGGTTATTTGGTGACTCTCGCGCCGATGTGACAGAAACCGTGCAATATGGACGCCAAGGTGTCATGCCCGCTTGGGAAAACATACTAGGTGAAGATAAAATCCAATTAGTTGGTGCTTATGTGTGGAGTTTAAGTAACCCAACTCCATCTAATACATCTGATTGA
- a CDS encoding FixH family protein → MQTPWYKQFWPWFLIFLPMCAVIGSFVTLGVFTKNSVDLVSEDYYKQGKGINVDLSKIHVAKGFKLQASVVSTPQGINVSLDKGKLSLYPALTITFTHRTLPDRDFARTLSSDANGNYRFNLPQPIQGPWFVKVEPHNKEWLIQGRVTFPTHTPTVLLD, encoded by the coding sequence ATGCAAACTCCTTGGTATAAACAGTTTTGGCCTTGGTTCTTAATTTTTCTCCCAATGTGTGCCGTTATTGGCAGTTTCGTCACATTAGGTGTTTTTACTAAAAATAGCGTCGATCTCGTGTCTGAAGATTATTACAAGCAAGGTAAAGGCATTAATGTTGATTTATCGAAAATACATGTAGCAAAGGGCTTTAAGTTGCAGGCGAGCGTGGTTTCTACGCCACAAGGTATCAACGTCAGCTTAGATAAAGGCAAACTATCTTTATACCCCGCCTTAACCATCACGTTTACTCATAGAACCCTTCCTGATCGTGATTTTGCACGCACATTAAGCTCTGATGCGAATGGAAATTATCGATTTAATTTACCACAACCTATACAGGGTCCATGGTTCGTTAAAGTAGAACCCCATAACAAAGAATGGTTAATTCAAGGTCGAGTGACTTTCCCAACCCACACTCCAACTGTTTTACTTGATTAA
- a CDS encoding heavy metal translocating P-type ATPase codes for MSEKSAEHPCYHCGDEVPTNAVFHVDILGQSRAMCCPGCQSVAQTIVESGLVSYYQYRTAPAEKVDLVPEQLQKLIHYDNEDVQREFVRHDKELSEVTLSLEGVSCAACAWLIEKQLASCSGIKQVKVNITTQRAKVVWDNTQIQLSQLIKQIQQVGYKSAPFEPNQQEESYHKMMKQYLYRLGVAGLATMQVMMLAVALYFEVFSDLDPEFKQFLRVVSLIFATPVLLYSAQPFYINAWRSLKARTLGMDVPVSIALIFAYLSSLWATVAGTGEVFFESISMFTFFLLVGRFLEMRARRKAAAASANLLKLVPAMATKVTGEQVPVRSLNIGDTIRVLPGEHIPADGQIVLGNTQVDESMLTGESLPVEKGVSDYVYAGTINSGESFELKVACHKADTVISSIVRLQDEAQVSKPKIAEVADHVAKYFVAIILVIAAATWVYWLQYQPESAFWIMLSVLVATCPCALSLATPTAITCSTSKLGGLGILLCKGHAFETLCKVNHIVLDKTGTLTQGNIAISDIELFDAQYSSNEVLQIAAALEQYANHPIAHAFAEHQHQNIKMQNVNNVIGSGVSGEYLTQTWRIGTLTYVTDHADATEPAPSSVYLSCDNQLIARFEYSDPIRKESRDFIHHLTKANIKVTVLTGDSPLNAERVCRSLGIEHYQAGLKPQDKLAYLQQLNSDTVTLMIGDGINDAPTLAGAHLSVAMGGGSDIAKASADMVLLGDKLDKVLEARTLALQTRKIIHQNLAWALGYNALILPLAVMGFIAPYFAVIGMSASSIIVVTNSLRLLK; via the coding sequence ATGTCGGAAAAATCGGCTGAACATCCGTGTTATCACTGTGGTGATGAAGTTCCAACTAATGCAGTTTTTCACGTTGATATCCTTGGACAATCTCGTGCAATGTGTTGCCCTGGCTGTCAATCGGTTGCTCAAACTATCGTGGAAAGTGGCCTAGTTTCTTATTATCAATACCGTACTGCGCCTGCAGAAAAAGTAGACTTAGTTCCTGAGCAGCTCCAAAAACTTATTCATTATGATAATGAAGACGTGCAACGAGAGTTTGTGCGTCATGATAAGGAATTAAGTGAGGTGACACTGTCACTTGAAGGTGTATCTTGCGCGGCTTGTGCTTGGCTGATCGAAAAGCAACTGGCCTCTTGCTCTGGCATTAAACAAGTTAAAGTTAATATTACGACCCAAAGAGCCAAGGTCGTTTGGGATAATACGCAAATTCAATTAAGCCAACTAATTAAACAGATTCAACAAGTTGGTTATAAGTCAGCCCCTTTTGAACCCAACCAACAAGAAGAAAGCTATCATAAAATGATGAAGCAATACCTCTATCGGTTAGGGGTAGCAGGCTTAGCTACCATGCAAGTAATGATGCTAGCGGTGGCACTATATTTTGAAGTTTTTTCTGATCTTGACCCAGAGTTTAAACAATTTTTACGTGTGGTTAGTTTAATCTTCGCCACTCCTGTTTTGCTTTATTCTGCCCAGCCCTTTTATATTAATGCTTGGCGCAGTCTCAAAGCTCGCACCTTGGGAATGGATGTCCCGGTTTCTATCGCGCTCATTTTTGCTTATCTATCCAGTTTATGGGCAACTGTCGCGGGTACGGGTGAAGTTTTCTTTGAATCCATCTCAATGTTTACCTTTTTCTTATTGGTTGGGCGCTTCTTAGAAATGCGTGCTCGCCGCAAAGCCGCTGCGGCCAGCGCTAATTTATTAAAATTGGTGCCAGCGATGGCGACCAAAGTCACAGGAGAACAAGTTCCAGTTCGCAGCTTAAACATTGGCGATACCATACGAGTGTTGCCTGGAGAGCATATCCCTGCTGACGGCCAAATTGTGTTAGGCAATACGCAAGTTGACGAATCGATGCTAACCGGTGAATCGCTGCCAGTTGAAAAAGGTGTGTCTGATTATGTATATGCAGGAACGATAAATTCTGGCGAATCCTTTGAATTAAAGGTGGCATGTCATAAAGCCGATACGGTCATTTCAAGTATCGTGCGTTTACAAGATGAAGCTCAGGTGTCTAAACCTAAAATTGCGGAAGTGGCGGATCATGTTGCAAAATACTTCGTCGCTATTATTTTAGTCATTGCTGCCGCAACTTGGGTGTATTGGCTCCAATATCAACCAGAATCAGCATTTTGGATTATGTTATCGGTATTAGTCGCGACTTGTCCATGTGCGCTTTCGTTAGCAACGCCCACCGCAATCACTTGCTCAACCTCTAAATTAGGGGGACTTGGCATCTTATTGTGTAAAGGTCATGCTTTTGAAACCTTATGTAAAGTGAATCATATTGTACTGGATAAAACAGGGACATTAACTCAAGGAAATATTGCCATTAGTGACATTGAATTGTTCGATGCGCAATACTCTTCAAATGAGGTATTACAGATAGCAGCCGCTCTAGAGCAATATGCTAATCACCCTATTGCTCACGCTTTTGCAGAGCACCAACATCAGAACATTAAGATGCAAAATGTAAACAATGTTATTGGTTCTGGGGTGTCTGGGGAATATTTAACCCAAACATGGCGTATTGGTACGCTGACTTATGTTACTGATCATGCTGATGCAACGGAGCCTGCCCCATCCTCGGTTTATTTATCATGCGACAATCAATTAATTGCACGTTTCGAATATTCCGATCCCATCCGAAAAGAAAGTCGTGATTTTATTCATCATTTAACCAAAGCCAATATTAAAGTCACTGTGTTAACTGGCGATTCGCCTTTAAATGCAGAGCGTGTTTGTCGTAGTCTCGGAATTGAACATTATCAAGCCGGACTAAAACCTCAAGATAAATTGGCGTATTTACAACAGTTAAATAGTGACACTGTCACACTAATGATTGGTGATGGCATCAATGATGCGCCTACCTTAGCTGGTGCGCACTTATCTGTAGCAATGGGTGGTGGTTCTGATATTGCTAAAGCGTCGGCGGATATGGTGTTATTAGGTGATAAACTTGATAAAGTGTTGGAAGCTCGAACTCTGGCATTACAAACACGTAAAATCATTCACCAAAATCTTGCGTGGGCGCTGGGTTATAACGCCTTGATCTTACCTTTAGCCGTCATGGGATTTATTGCTCCCTACTTTGCGGTGATAGGAATGTCAGCCAGTTCAATCATTGTGGTGACAAATTCTCTAAGGTTGCTCAAATAA
- the ccoS gene encoding cbb3-type cytochrome oxidase assembly protein CcoS: MASLYLLIPIAIMFVCIAVFVFIWAVKTDQFDDLDRQGHSILFDDNDEVKVKKAQSKTESGDES; this comes from the coding sequence ATGGCTAGCTTATATTTATTAATTCCTATTGCGATCATGTTTGTATGCATTGCCGTTTTCGTTTTCATTTGGGCCGTTAAAACCGATCAATTTGATGATCTAGATCGTCAAGGACACAGCATCTTATTTGATGATAATGATGAAGTGAAAGTGAAAAAAGCTCAATCTAAAACAGAGAGTGGCGATGAATCCTGA
- a CDS encoding sulfite exporter TauE/SafE family protein — MNPDWLAAFLIGLLGSGHCMGMCGGIASLMNLGQANNKKAWFIPVFYNLGRLLTYMLAGAVIGGSVASVATYSGFNSSLSWLRLISAIFMLLLALYIGQWWQGLLVIEKAGQHIWRYLSPFGQKLLPLKHPLYAIPFGFIWGWLPCGLVYSMLTWSAAAGTSLDGAFVMLAFGVGTLPAMLLVGVGTSQFKSLVKRPVFKQIGAILLMIYALFQLYQGVVRLL; from the coding sequence ATGAATCCTGATTGGTTAGCGGCTTTTTTGATTGGTCTTTTAGGTTCCGGCCATTGTATGGGAATGTGTGGTGGCATTGCGTCATTAATGAACCTAGGCCAAGCCAATAATAAAAAAGCGTGGTTTATTCCTGTATTTTATAATCTTGGCCGTCTACTGACTTATATGCTTGCGGGAGCGGTGATCGGTGGCTCGGTTGCTTCTGTCGCGACCTATTCAGGTTTTAATTCGTCATTGAGTTGGTTACGTTTGATATCGGCCATCTTCATGTTGCTTCTAGCTTTATATATAGGTCAATGGTGGCAAGGCTTATTGGTCATTGAAAAAGCCGGGCAACATATTTGGCGATACCTTTCTCCGTTTGGGCAAAAATTACTCCCACTGAAACACCCTCTTTACGCCATCCCATTTGGCTTTATCTGGGGCTGGTTACCTTGTGGTTTAGTGTATTCTATGTTGACCTGGTCTGCCGCTGCAGGCACATCTTTAGATGGCGCTTTCGTGATGTTGGCCTTTGGGGTTGGCACATTACCTGCAATGTTACTTGTGGGAGTTGGCACCTCTCAGTTTAAGTCGCTTGTCAAACGACCTGTTTTTAAACAAATTGGCGCCATATTGTTGATGATTTATGCGTTATTTCAATTGTATCAAGGAGTTGTCAGACTACTGTAA
- a CDS encoding FNR family transcription factor, with product MISDNAKTKRVQSGGCAIHCQDCSISQLCIPFTLNDSELDQLDEIIERKKPVQKGQEIFKAGDELKSLYAIRSGTIKSYTITEQGDEQITAFHLAGDLIGFDAINGNAHPSFAQALETSMVCEIPYETLDELSGQMPKLRQQIMRLMSNEIKGDQDMILLLSKKNAEERLAAFLYSLSTRFSQRGFSPREFRLTMTRGDIGNYLGLTVETISRLLGRFQKSDILSVKGKYITITDHDALQKLAGFSEE from the coding sequence ATGATTTCTGATAACGCAAAAACAAAACGTGTCCAATCTGGTGGTTGTGCAATTCATTGTCAAGACTGCAGTATTAGCCAATTGTGCATTCCGTTTACTCTAAATGATTCTGAATTAGATCAATTAGATGAAATCATTGAGCGCAAAAAACCCGTTCAGAAAGGTCAAGAAATCTTTAAAGCTGGTGATGAGTTAAAATCTTTGTATGCCATCCGTTCTGGTACGATCAAAAGTTACACCATTACAGAACAAGGTGATGAACAAATTACCGCTTTTCATCTTGCAGGTGATTTAATTGGATTTGATGCCATTAATGGTAATGCTCACCCAAGTTTTGCACAAGCACTTGAAACGTCAATGGTTTGTGAGATCCCTTATGAAACTTTAGATGAACTGTCAGGGCAAATGCCTAAGCTTCGTCAACAAATTATGCGTTTAATGAGTAATGAGATTAAAGGCGATCAAGACATGATCTTATTGTTATCGAAGAAGAATGCCGAAGAACGTTTAGCGGCGTTCTTATACAGCCTATCGACTCGCTTTTCTCAACGTGGTTTTTCACCAAGAGAGTTTCGTCTTACAATGACTCGTGGTGATATTGGCAACTACTTAGGTTTAACCGTTGAAACCATCAGTCGACTATTAGGTCGTTTCCAAAAAAGTGATATTTTAAGTGTAAAAGGAAAATACATCACGATTACCGATCATGATGCTTTACAAAAACTGGCAGGCTTCTCTGAGGAGTAA